CTTCAGGGCAGAAACCCCTTCCGCAGTGACCCCATGGTCGGCGGCCAGCAGGAGAACCATAGCCGGATCGATGGTGAGTTCCGTCGAGCCGGTCATGCCTGCAAGTTGGATCGCGAGGTCTTCGACATCCCCTAAACTGCCAAGGGGTTTGGTTAACGAGTTGAGTTGTCTTTCCATTTGCCGCTGTGCGGACCGGTTGGCCTCTGAAATACGACGGATGACGCTTGATAATTGCAAGATACTTCCTCCTTTTGTGGGATACCCGCCCACGGAAAACCCTCAACTCAAATGAGTTGGGGGCTAGCCATTCCTCAAGTTTGTGGATGCAACTCTTCAGGCAGGTCTCCTGGCTCCGATTCCTCGCGTACTACAGCCTTCCCAGTTTCCCAGTGGGTTTGTAGCTGCTCCTCGATTACAGTGGCGGGCACCGCG
The Alicyclobacillus curvatus genome window above contains:
- a CDS encoding nicotinate-nucleotide--dimethylbenzimidazole phosphoribosyltransferase — encoded protein: MERQLNSLTKPLGSLGDVEDLAIQLAGMTGSTELTIDPAMVLLLAADHGVTAEGVSALKG